From Synoicihabitans lomoniglobus, the proteins below share one genomic window:
- a CDS encoding DUF255 domain-containing protein, which yields MPKARSLFAPLLLLCFALTCTAEIPWLDSVDAGQAAAAKRDLPLYIAVSDPLNELDGAMHRQTFANAEVAAFLQANFVCVLVNRDAAPGLAAYGQQWLAADQKIAGWPLNLWFTPELQPIEGASYLPPTEEWGREGFMVVAGRVAERWTADAGAVRRGAENTQRLIADYLPFAAEPVDDLADALRLAAEDWIAIAQPETGTFGDAPHRLEPELIRFLIARGGETRAVALAALRTRLTSALRDPLDGGFYRATADGAGGIPVFQKRLTDQARIALACLDAAAVDDDPLFAAGARSALQYVINRLSPSDGTFYIGDDATESSATAGQTWSWTELVDLVGEDFAAQLGAKPDGNVNADEDLEGLHAGRNILRASPLALPARATFESRSKLISARAARAQTVVKTIATAGAHGLMLHAMQRAGDELQDLDFGAYAIAIQATLKRDFGVGTEFFSRIARTEIAPTPEDYVLVALGMNDAALAARADQLFFDDEFALYYATADEVLGTRPVWWQPTSGDLPAPSVWRLLLDHAPAGLAAEVAAPFDNPDVPPPGAVLLALQHTLTE from the coding sequence ATGCCCAAAGCCCGTTCGTTGTTCGCCCCTTTACTCCTCCTCTGCTTCGCCCTCACGTGCACGGCGGAGATCCCCTGGCTTGATTCCGTCGACGCCGGCCAAGCCGCCGCCGCGAAACGGGACCTGCCGCTTTACATCGCCGTCAGCGACCCGCTCAACGAACTCGATGGCGCGATGCATCGCCAGACGTTTGCCAACGCCGAAGTCGCGGCGTTTCTGCAGGCCAATTTTGTCTGCGTGCTCGTCAATCGCGACGCCGCTCCGGGTCTCGCTGCCTACGGTCAACAATGGCTCGCGGCGGATCAAAAAATCGCGGGCTGGCCACTCAATCTTTGGTTTACTCCCGAGCTCCAACCCATCGAGGGCGCGAGCTACCTGCCACCCACCGAAGAGTGGGGTCGCGAAGGCTTCATGGTCGTCGCCGGCCGGGTGGCCGAACGCTGGACCGCGGACGCGGGAGCCGTCCGTCGAGGCGCGGAAAATACCCAGCGCCTCATCGCCGACTACCTGCCCTTTGCCGCTGAACCGGTGGACGACTTGGCGGACGCCCTCCGGCTCGCCGCCGAAGACTGGATCGCCATCGCGCAACCCGAGACCGGCACATTTGGAGACGCGCCCCATCGCCTGGAACCAGAGTTGATCCGTTTCCTGATCGCCCGCGGCGGCGAAACCCGCGCGGTCGCCCTCGCGGCGTTGCGCACCCGTCTCACCAGCGCACTGCGCGACCCACTCGACGGCGGATTCTACCGCGCCACCGCCGACGGTGCCGGCGGCATTCCCGTTTTCCAAAAACGCCTCACCGATCAAGCCCGCATCGCTTTGGCGTGCCTCGACGCAGCGGCCGTCGATGACGACCCCCTCTTCGCCGCCGGTGCGCGCAGCGCGCTGCAATATGTGATCAACCGCCTCAGTCCGAGCGACGGCACCTTCTACATCGGCGACGATGCCACCGAGTCGAGCGCGACCGCCGGGCAGACGTGGAGCTGGACCGAACTCGTCGACTTGGTGGGCGAGGATTTTGCCGCGCAACTCGGGGCCAAACCGGACGGCAATGTCAATGCCGACGAAGACCTCGAAGGGCTGCACGCCGGACGCAACATCCTGCGCGCCTCCCCACTCGCTCTGCCCGCCCGAGCCACCTTCGAGTCCCGCTCGAAACTCATCAGCGCTCGAGCCGCCCGCGCCCAGACTGTGGTCAAAACGATCGCCACCGCCGGTGCGCACGGCCTCATGTTGCACGCCATGCAACGAGCGGGCGATGAGCTGCAAGATCTCGATTTCGGCGCCTACGCGATTGCCATCCAAGCCACCCTCAAACGCGACTTCGGCGTCGGCACGGAATTCTTCTCCCGCATCGCGCGGACCGAGATCGCGCCCACCCCCGAAGATTATGTGCTCGTGGCGCTGGGCATGAACGACGCCGCCCTCGCTGCCCGCGCCGACCAACTTTTCTTCGACGACGAATTTGCCCTCTACTACGCGACCGCCGACGAAGTGCTGGGCACGCGACCGGTTTGGTGGCAACCAACCAGCGGTGATTTGCCCGCCCCGTCGGTCTGGCGGCTCCTGCTCGACCACGCCCCCGCGGGTCTCGCCGCCGAGGTGGCCGCCCCGTTCGACAATCCCGATGTCCCGCCGCCGGGGGCAGTGCTCCTCGCGTTGCAACACACACTCACCGAGTAA
- a CDS encoding DUF4256 domain-containing protein — MKPLSSAHRATLLAALKDRFHRHMSRHEGIVWADVAARLEAQPDKLWSIHQMETTGGEPDVISAADTAGEYRFVDCSPQSPAGRVGYCYDREALDSRKAHKPKNSVMEVATAMGVNLLSETQYRALQRLGEFDTKSSSWIETPADIRKLGGALFGDRRFGHVFVYHNGAQSYYSGRGFRAALVV; from the coding sequence ATGAAACCGCTCTCCTCCGCTCACCGTGCGACGCTGCTCGCCGCGCTGAAGGATCGTTTTCATCGGCACATGTCGCGCCATGAAGGCATCGTCTGGGCCGATGTCGCCGCGCGACTGGAGGCGCAGCCGGACAAACTGTGGTCAATCCATCAGATGGAAACCACCGGCGGCGAACCCGACGTGATCAGCGCGGCCGATACCGCAGGCGAATACCGATTTGTGGACTGTTCGCCGCAAAGCCCCGCCGGGCGCGTCGGCTACTGCTACGACCGCGAAGCACTCGATTCCCGCAAAGCGCACAAACCGAAAAACTCCGTCATGGAGGTGGCGACCGCCATGGGCGTAAACTTGCTTTCGGAGACGCAATACCGGGCGCTGCAACGACTCGGGGAATTCGATACGAAGTCGTCGAGTTGGATCGAGACTCCGGCCGACATTCGAAAACTCGGCGGTGCGCTGTTCGGCGATCGCCGCTTCGGCCATGTCTTCGTGTATCACAACGGCGCTCAATCCTACTACAGTGGGCGGGGGTTTCGCGCGGCGCTGGTGGTTTAG